One Candidatus Obscuribacterales bacterium DNA segment encodes these proteins:
- a CDS encoding 2-oxoacid:ferredoxin oxidoreductase subunit beta encodes MVESTAAKAPATNRLGLTQADYKGSPSTLCDGCGHDAITSQIIKAAYELALEPHKVAKLSGIGCSSKTPAYFLSRSHGFNAVHGRMPSIATGASAANKELTLMAVSGDGDTASIGLGQFCHIVRRNVPLVYIVENNGVYGLTKGQFSATADIGTKSKGGDVNEFPPIDLCGLALELGCSFVARSFAGDPKQLVTLLKAALSHNGTAILDVISPCVTFNNHESSTKSYKRAKETEMPLHEIGYIPFYEQIAADYEPGSTIDVKMHDGSHIVLKKLHQDYDPTDRFQAMTTIYKANQDKQFLTGLLYIDEKKTSLTEMLHTVDKPLASLTQAELRPGKDALIEIMASLM; translated from the coding sequence ATGGTTGAATCAACAGCAGCAAAAGCCCCAGCAACAAATAGACTCGGACTGACACAAGCCGACTACAAAGGCTCGCCCTCGACACTCTGCGATGGTTGCGGTCACGACGCTATCACAAGCCAGATAATCAAAGCAGCTTACGAATTGGCGCTCGAACCGCATAAAGTAGCTAAGCTTTCCGGTATTGGTTGTTCCAGCAAGACTCCTGCCTACTTCTTGAGCCGCTCACACGGCTTCAACGCAGTACATGGACGCATGCCCTCAATTGCAACGGGTGCCTCAGCTGCCAACAAAGAACTTACATTAATGGCAGTAAGTGGAGATGGAGACACAGCCTCAATCGGACTAGGACAGTTCTGCCATATCGTCCGTCGCAACGTACCATTGGTCTACATAGTGGAGAACAACGGCGTATATGGTTTAACCAAAGGACAATTCTCCGCCACAGCCGATATCGGCACGAAGTCCAAGGGTGGCGACGTAAACGAATTCCCACCAATTGATCTTTGCGGTTTAGCACTGGAACTTGGTTGCAGCTTTGTTGCCCGTTCCTTTGCAGGCGATCCCAAACAACTAGTCACGCTCCTCAAAGCTGCCTTGTCGCACAACGGCACAGCCATTCTTGATGTGATTAGCCCATGCGTCACATTCAATAACCACGAATCATCAACAAAGAGCTACAAGCGCGCAAAAGAAACGGAGATGCCTTTGCATGAAATTGGCTATATTCCTTTCTACGAGCAAATCGCTGCCGACTATGAGCCGGGCTCAACAATTGATGTAAAAATGCACGATGGTTCGCACATTGTGCTGAAAAAACTTCATCAGGACTACGATCCAACAGATCGTTTCCAAGCCATGACGACAATATATAAAGCCAATCAGGACAAACAATTCCTGACCGGCCTTCTATATATTGACGAGAAGAAGACCTCTTTGACCGAGATGCTCCATACAGTGGATAAGCCTTTGGCAAGTCTCACTCAAGCAGAGCTTCGTCCGGGCAAAGATGCCCTCATCGAGATTATGGCTTCCTTGATGTAG
- a CDS encoding VWA domain-containing protein, which translates to MTEFKFGDKTTVVRINMPENEAFARAVLEETYRNYTGQSGRVVTGEQLTRDPKAVGTPKLIEVIADTSGSMNSDLNGENKIDIAKLLLLNAANRILDLPVAARTAIMFRILGNTSHLTPHCRETELILGPGRLKDIEQYKAYVDKVLSLKAGGPTPLTWTLMEADHDLFMRYGAYKCTRDIILVSDGAETSCMNHPEQPAQVMRQKGVDIHVTAIGLRNDQEGTTQLSGVASPGKFNDTEMLAEATKGAPYVGPNPASEFVKGKYVFPSPGQKYGELKATTSLDGKVLLPKRGN; encoded by the coding sequence ATGACCGAATTCAAATTTGGCGACAAAACAACAGTAGTACGTATTAACATGCCGGAGAATGAGGCTTTTGCTCGCGCTGTTCTTGAGGAAACCTATCGCAATTACACTGGACAATCAGGACGGGTAGTAACTGGCGAGCAGTTAACTAGAGATCCAAAAGCAGTCGGTACGCCTAAGTTAATTGAAGTTATTGCCGACACATCAGGTTCAATGAATTCAGACTTGAATGGCGAAAATAAAATAGACATCGCCAAATTGTTGCTATTGAATGCTGCTAATCGCATTCTTGATTTGCCGGTTGCGGCAAGAACAGCAATCATGTTTCGTATTTTAGGTAACACGAGTCATCTGACGCCGCATTGTCGTGAAACAGAATTGATTCTTGGGCCCGGACGACTGAAGGATATTGAGCAGTACAAAGCCTATGTAGACAAAGTCCTTTCATTGAAGGCCGGTGGTCCAACGCCGCTGACATGGACTCTAATGGAAGCTGACCATGATTTATTCATGCGTTATGGCGCCTACAAATGCACTCGCGACATTATTTTAGTTAGCGATGGAGCAGAGACCTCATGCATGAATCATCCTGAGCAACCAGCTCAAGTAATGCGTCAGAAGGGGGTAGATATTCACGTTACTGCAATCGGTCTTCGAAACGATCAGGAAGGGACTACTCAATTAAGTGGTGTCGCGAGTCCCGGCAAATTCAACGATACAGAGATGCTAGCCGAAGCGACTAAAGGAGCTCCATATGTCGGACCCAATCCAGCAAGCGAGTTTGTCAAAGGAAAATATGTATTCCCATCTCCGGGACAGAAGTATGGTGAGTTGAAAGCGACGACGAGTCTTGACGGCAAAGTGCTGTTGCCGAAAAGGGGGAACTAG
- a CDS encoding GNAT family N-acetyltransferase: MDIVTRASRTKQISVVSFYRHHEDLKTLIMTTLQLEQANNQDILKIVRQTRTIWSGGLRRDKFIQLVQHQLTHPWGKKHVRYFLLRSGSTIVASLKLYSICISHKGKDFQLGGIGAVYTMAEHRQQGFAGTLIQRVIELARQENMDGLLLYSDIGPVFYTHLGFIELGSYNFESTPETDSTFGAQVTPLQEEHIPSLSRSYNRFLSRRQFGCQRSELFWRYKIAREQFFHTFAASEWPGVQLLTLDNATNGFTSYALIENSSKALRVLEIVGDEAQIWSQVVAYASKNGLIKIRGFEGSAGQQKCAQLVDRDWAAPMLLPLNPAVENWLDAQPCPLLELDHF; this comes from the coding sequence ATGGACATTGTAACAAGGGCATCACGAACCAAGCAAATTAGTGTAGTCTCGTTTTATCGCCATCACGAAGATTTGAAAACACTCATCATGACCACATTGCAACTAGAGCAAGCAAACAACCAGGACATTCTGAAAATAGTTAGACAAACGCGCACAATCTGGTCCGGCGGTCTTCGTCGCGACAAGTTCATACAACTGGTGCAGCACCAATTGACACACCCCTGGGGCAAAAAGCATGTACGTTATTTTCTCTTGAGGTCAGGTTCGACAATCGTTGCCAGCCTAAAGCTTTATTCCATTTGTATATCCCACAAAGGCAAAGACTTCCAATTAGGTGGGATCGGCGCTGTATATACGATGGCAGAACATCGTCAACAGGGTTTTGCCGGCACACTTATACAACGTGTTATTGAATTGGCTCGCCAAGAAAACATGGATGGGCTGTTGCTTTACAGCGATATTGGACCGGTTTTCTATACACATCTTGGTTTCATCGAACTTGGATCCTATAACTTTGAATCCACTCCTGAAACTGATTCTACTTTTGGCGCGCAAGTCACGCCCCTGCAAGAAGAACATATTCCTTCACTATCCCGTAGCTATAATCGATTCCTTTCTCGTCGACAATTCGGCTGTCAGCGAAGTGAGCTTTTCTGGCGATACAAAATTGCCAGAGAACAGTTTTTTCACACATTTGCCGCCAGCGAATGGCCTGGCGTGCAGCTTTTGACCCTCGACAATGCGACCAATGGATTCACATCTTATGCGCTCATCGAAAATTCTTCTAAGGCTCTGCGCGTTTTGGAAATAGTGGGGGACGAAGCTCAAATTTGGTCTCAAGTTGTTGCCTACGCCAGTAAAAACGGACTCATAAAGATTCGCGGTTTTGAAGGTTCAGCCGGTCAACAAAAGTGCGCTCAACTGGTTGACAGGGATTGGGCAGCACCGATGCTTTTGCCGCTTAACCCCGCCGTTGAAAACTGGCTCGATGCGCAACCTTGCCCGCTTCTGGAGCTGGATCACTTCTAG
- the hpt gene encoding hypoxanthine phosphoribosyltransferase — MGQAKIDTLYSQEQIQARIKELAAEISKDYQDKEKPVVIGVMKGAIVFLADLIRHIKTPEPLQIEFVRLSSYGAATESSGVVQTPYLELPNISHRHILVVEDIVDSGRTAKFFMEYLQGQFAPKSLRLAAFLDKPSRRVVPVDVDYVGFSIDDLFVVGYGLDYAENYRELPFLGIMKNGAES; from the coding sequence GTGGGACAAGCCAAAATAGACACACTTTATTCGCAAGAGCAAATTCAAGCTCGAATAAAGGAGCTTGCCGCTGAGATAAGCAAAGACTATCAAGACAAGGAAAAGCCCGTTGTTATAGGCGTTATGAAAGGAGCCATAGTTTTTTTGGCTGATCTCATTCGCCATATCAAGACTCCCGAGCCACTGCAAATTGAGTTCGTCCGTCTATCCAGTTATGGTGCTGCAACTGAAAGCTCCGGCGTTGTGCAGACCCCTTATCTTGAGTTGCCCAATATTTCGCACCGTCATATTCTCGTTGTGGAAGATATCGTTGACTCAGGTCGCACGGCGAAGTTTTTCATGGAGTATCTGCAGGGACAATTTGCGCCTAAGAGTTTAAGACTGGCTGCATTTTTGGATAAGCCATCTCGTCGTGTTGTGCCGGTTGATGTCGATTATGTCGGCTTCAGTATTGATGACTTGTTTGTTGTAGGCTACGGTCTCGATTACGCTGAAAACTACCGTGAGCTGCCTTTCTTGGGCATCATGAAGAACGGCGCAGAGAGCTAG
- the ylqF gene encoding ribosome biogenesis GTPase YlqF, translating into MPSFKKLQDQLKWVDLIFEVRDARVPISSAHPQTTKIFGNKPRILVMAKEDLADPVRLKNWANELGKTFSLVVPVDLKTMGGRNKLIDQAVKLTKDKQDARIKKGLLPRPIRACVVGMPNVGKSSLINWIIGKKKAHTGNKPGITKGPQWVRVHPQLELLDTPGILPITALSKDVASKLAMLNLVPDSHYDIEETAEESIQTLHSNYPNILEKAYGEAFANGAGNLTALATIRSCLTSGSRPDTYRAAGILLNDLRAGRLGRIILDIPPAGDKHHG; encoded by the coding sequence ATGCCTTCGTTCAAAAAATTACAAGATCAACTCAAATGGGTTGATCTTATTTTTGAGGTGCGGGACGCTCGCGTTCCTATTTCCAGCGCGCACCCACAAACAACCAAAATCTTCGGCAACAAACCACGCATTCTCGTAATGGCAAAAGAAGACTTGGCTGATCCTGTCCGATTGAAGAACTGGGCAAATGAGCTCGGCAAAACTTTTAGTCTCGTTGTCCCAGTCGATCTAAAAACAATGGGCGGTCGCAATAAACTCATCGACCAGGCAGTCAAACTCACCAAGGATAAGCAAGACGCTCGCATCAAAAAGGGACTCTTGCCGAGACCAATTCGCGCCTGCGTCGTCGGCATGCCCAACGTCGGCAAATCAAGTCTCATCAATTGGATAATCGGCAAGAAAAAAGCTCATACGGGCAACAAGCCTGGAATAACCAAAGGTCCGCAGTGGGTGCGCGTACATCCGCAACTAGAGCTACTGGACACACCTGGAATTTTGCCTATCACTGCCTTGAGCAAAGATGTGGCAAGCAAATTGGCAATGCTCAATCTTGTGCCGGACAGTCACTATGACATTGAAGAAACTGCCGAAGAAAGCATTCAAACTCTTCATTCCAATTATCCAAACATTCTGGAAAAGGCCTATGGCGAAGCATTCGCTAATGGTGCAGGCAATTTAACAGCACTTGCCACTATAAGATCATGTCTTACATCAGGCTCGAGACCAGACACTTATCGAGCAGCAGGCATTTTGCTCAATGACCTACGTGCAGGACGCCTCGGCAGAATAATACTCGATATACCTCCAGCCGGAGACAAGCACCATGGGTAA
- a CDS encoding ribonuclease HII encodes MGKIKAASLENIGKLLEFDAQVYKFFYGAPHPSKFIWPMKQTPLWARRQENPMPLLSAGGTATLQVIGLDEVGRGPLAGPVVAAAVSLPPIDPESDLAKELSTLNDSKAVPHNERVRLAEIIKSIAVYAIAEATVEEIDTINILQASLLAMKRARLALSIPTPALLLIDGNKYVPQLKDSQVTVVKGDSQSASIAAASILAKVHRDNLMDELAKEFPHYGWESNKGYGAPKHRQAIKEFGLTPWHRKSFSMGLE; translated from the coding sequence ATGGGTAAAATCAAAGCAGCAAGTCTTGAGAATATTGGCAAATTGCTGGAATTTGATGCACAGGTATACAAATTTTTCTATGGAGCACCGCATCCAAGCAAATTTATTTGGCCGATGAAACAAACTCCTCTGTGGGCAAGAAGACAGGAAAACCCAATGCCGTTGCTATCGGCTGGTGGCACAGCCACCTTGCAAGTAATCGGATTAGACGAGGTAGGTCGGGGTCCGCTGGCAGGACCCGTTGTGGCGGCTGCCGTCAGTCTGCCGCCAATTGATCCGGAAAGTGACCTGGCAAAAGAATTGTCGACTCTCAATGATTCAAAAGCAGTACCGCACAACGAGCGTGTTCGACTTGCAGAGATAATCAAATCCATCGCTGTCTACGCAATTGCTGAAGCAACCGTTGAAGAGATAGACACTATAAACATACTGCAAGCCAGCTTGCTGGCTATGAAAAGAGCGCGCCTGGCTCTTTCAATTCCTACTCCTGCGCTTCTTCTCATTGACGGCAACAAATACGTTCCCCAACTAAAAGACAGTCAGGTGACTGTCGTAAAAGGCGACAGCCAATCAGCATCAATTGCCGCGGCTTCAATTCTTGCCAAAGTTCACAGAGACAATCTCATGGACGAACTTGCCAAAGAATTTCCGCACTACGGATGGGAAAGCAATAAAGGATATGGCGCGCCCAAACATCGGCAAGCCATTAAGGAATTCGGACTGACCCCGTGGCACCGCAAAAGCTTCAGCATGGGACTTGAGTGA
- the rplS gene encoding 50S ribosomal protein L19 has protein sequence MNQILKEIEAPVLKTNLPKFDVGDTVKVFVKIKEGGKERTQGYEGVIIKHRGAGTGETITVRRVFQGIGIERVFPVHSPRVEKITVQRRGHVRRAKLYYLRKRTGKATRIKERLGVAREVEAPQAAEA, from the coding sequence ATGAATCAGATACTAAAAGAAATTGAAGCCCCAGTACTGAAGACCAACTTGCCCAAGTTCGACGTGGGCGACACGGTCAAAGTATTCGTCAAAATCAAAGAGGGCGGCAAAGAACGTACTCAGGGCTACGAAGGTGTCATCATCAAGCACCGCGGAGCCGGCACTGGTGAGACAATCACCGTTCGCCGTGTGTTCCAAGGAATTGGCATTGAGCGTGTATTCCCAGTCCACTCACCCCGCGTAGAAAAGATTACGGTTCAACGCCGTGGTCATGTTCGCCGCGCTAAGCTCTACTACTTGCGTAAGCGCACTGGTAAAGCAACACGTATCAAAGAGCGCCTCGGCGTTGCTCGTGAAGTCGAAGCTCCACAAGCTGCAGAAGCCTAA
- the guaD gene encoding guanine deaminase, with protein sequence MTKTSARGKNAFRGKKFTAYLAHIISPKNASALTNIPHGALVVDEEGKIVEVGEWTKLKRNYDGMVRVVDYGQKIITPGFVDLHLHLPQITQTARTGKTLLGWLDSYVFPAEARFADKRHARKIANWFFDELARNGTTLANVFTTVHKDATDIAFEIAAAKGHRVIMGKVLMDKNSPKALTEDTETSLKEAEELCKRWHGYDNNRLIYAFIPRFAITASKELLSGCGKLWKKYKGTYLHTHLAETKDECAFVKKQYPSSRSYVDVYANHNLTGKNSIFAHSIYLDDKDLRALKESQSSLAHCASANFFLKSGFFPFSRIKKAGIRFGLGSDVAGGPQMSLFSVMKDTAYMQMDLWISPRELFYLGTLGGAKAANLDKVVGSLEEGKEADFVVIDPTRRTGVPNDMLGHNVDEILSTLIYLGDDRMIVSTFVRGRKIFDADKTTSTDKTLRSTKSAGKLKLA encoded by the coding sequence GTGACCAAGACCAGTGCCAGGGGTAAAAATGCTTTTCGTGGTAAGAAATTTACCGCGTACTTAGCTCATATCATTAGTCCGAAGAATGCTTCTGCATTGACGAACATTCCACATGGTGCGTTGGTCGTTGATGAAGAAGGAAAAATTGTTGAAGTCGGTGAATGGACCAAACTCAAACGCAACTACGATGGAATGGTGCGCGTGGTTGACTATGGGCAAAAGATAATTACTCCAGGTTTTGTTGATTTGCATTTGCACTTGCCGCAAATTACGCAGACTGCAAGAACTGGTAAGACTTTACTTGGATGGCTCGATAGCTATGTGTTTCCAGCTGAGGCGCGTTTTGCCGACAAGCGTCACGCACGCAAAATTGCTAACTGGTTTTTTGATGAACTAGCTCGTAACGGCACGACCTTAGCCAATGTTTTCACGACAGTCCATAAAGATGCAACTGATATTGCATTTGAGATTGCAGCCGCTAAGGGTCATCGTGTAATCATGGGCAAGGTGCTGATGGACAAGAATTCACCAAAAGCACTTACTGAAGATACTGAGACTTCACTCAAAGAAGCTGAAGAATTATGCAAGCGTTGGCACGGCTACGACAACAATCGCCTCATCTATGCTTTCATTCCGCGTTTTGCCATTACTGCCAGCAAGGAATTACTTTCAGGTTGTGGCAAACTGTGGAAAAAATACAAGGGTACTTATTTACACACTCACCTTGCCGAAACCAAAGACGAATGCGCCTTTGTCAAAAAACAATATCCATCGTCTCGTAGCTATGTAGATGTCTATGCCAACCATAATCTCACCGGCAAAAACAGTATATTTGCTCACTCAATATATTTGGACGATAAAGATCTTAGAGCCTTGAAGGAAAGTCAATCATCACTTGCGCATTGTGCCAGTGCCAATTTCTTTTTGAAGAGCGGATTTTTCCCTTTCAGTCGTATCAAGAAAGCCGGAATTAGATTCGGACTTGGCTCTGATGTTGCCGGCGGTCCGCAAATGTCTTTGTTCTCTGTTATGAAAGATACCGCGTACATGCAGATGGATCTCTGGATATCACCTAGAGAATTATTCTATTTGGGTACATTGGGCGGCGCCAAGGCAGCTAATTTAGACAAAGTTGTCGGCAGCCTCGAAGAAGGCAAAGAAGCGGATTTTGTTGTTATTGATCCGACACGTAGAACAGGTGTACCTAACGATATGTTGGGTCACAACGTAGACGAAATTTTGTCCACGCTTATATACTTAGGCGACGATCGCATGATTGTCTCAACCTTCGTGCGTGGTCGCAAAATTTTCGATGCAGATAAGACAACTTCGACAGACAAGACTTTGCGTAGTACTAAATCAGCCGGCAAATTGAAGCTGGCATAA
- a CDS encoding 2-oxoacid:acceptor oxidoreductase subunit alpha, which yields MTSLAPESEKTLDKSRIVNDFSIHVATINGSGSQSSNNVLMRSIFQMGIPVSGKNLFPSNIAGLPTWFTIRVNKNGYIARKKEVDILVAMNPQTAFEDVKSLPTGAVCVSPVELKLDAIRSDVHHYQVPFTELAAQATDQIKLRKLLTNMIYVGVVGELINLDFKEVEIAIARQFEGKQKAIDLNVTAVNKGREWAKENIKKADPYVVERLNLTKGKIIIDGNAAAAIGCVFAGVSVVTWYPITPSSSLAESLEEYLEQYRKDKDGKATFAVIQAEDELAAIGMALGAGWAGTRSMTTTSGPGISLMSEFVGLGYFAEIPAVIFDVQRVGPSTGMPTRTAQADLFSAYQLSHGDTKHIVLLPGSVEECYQMAMDAFDLSERFQTPVFVLSDLDIGMNNWMANPFPYPTKDLDRGKVLTAEQLNKLGEFARYKDVDGDGIPYRTLPGTNSPIAAYFTRGSGHNEKAQYTERPDDYENLMNRLNKKYDTARKYVPKPEIITEKDAKIGLIAFGSSNPAIMESRDQLKVANISTSYFRLKAIPFTEDLRKFVESYDRIYVVEQNRDAQLRELITMELPEYATKLKSVLHYDGLPIDARFITDAIMAEER from the coding sequence GTGACAAGTTTAGCTCCCGAGAGTGAAAAAACATTGGACAAGAGCCGCATCGTAAACGACTTTTCTATCCACGTCGCCACAATTAACGGCTCAGGCAGCCAATCCTCAAACAACGTGTTGATGCGCTCCATCTTCCAGATGGGCATCCCCGTATCCGGCAAGAACCTGTTTCCATCGAACATCGCCGGTCTGCCAACCTGGTTTACCATTCGCGTCAATAAGAACGGCTATATTGCAAGAAAGAAAGAAGTAGATATTCTCGTTGCGATGAACCCGCAGACAGCTTTTGAAGACGTGAAGAGTCTGCCGACAGGTGCCGTTTGCGTAAGCCCTGTTGAACTAAAGCTAGACGCCATCCGTTCCGACGTTCACCACTACCAAGTTCCATTCACGGAATTGGCTGCTCAAGCCACTGACCAAATAAAACTCAGAAAGCTTTTAACCAACATGATTTACGTTGGTGTTGTCGGCGAGCTCATCAATCTCGATTTCAAGGAAGTAGAAATAGCAATCGCCCGCCAATTTGAAGGCAAACAAAAAGCCATTGATCTCAACGTAACTGCCGTTAATAAGGGCAGAGAATGGGCAAAAGAAAACATCAAGAAAGCTGACCCTTATGTAGTTGAGCGCTTGAATTTGACCAAGGGCAAGATTATCATCGACGGCAATGCCGCCGCCGCTATCGGTTGTGTGTTTGCCGGAGTTTCGGTTGTTACCTGGTACCCGATTACGCCATCTTCCAGCTTGGCTGAATCATTGGAAGAGTACTTGGAGCAATACAGAAAAGATAAAGACGGCAAAGCAACTTTTGCCGTTATTCAAGCTGAGGATGAACTCGCAGCAATAGGCATGGCTCTGGGAGCCGGTTGGGCAGGTACTCGCTCAATGACCACCACATCAGGTCCTGGAATTTCCTTGATGTCTGAATTTGTCGGACTCGGTTATTTCGCTGAAATCCCAGCAGTAATATTCGATGTACAACGCGTCGGTCCGTCTACCGGTATGCCAACACGTACAGCGCAAGCTGATTTGTTTAGCGCCTACCAACTCTCGCATGGCGACACCAAGCACATCGTTCTTCTGCCCGGTTCAGTGGAAGAATGCTATCAAATGGCTATGGACGCTTTTGATTTGTCCGAGCGCTTCCAAACGCCGGTATTTGTCTTAAGCGATCTCGATATCGGCATGAACAACTGGATGGCTAACCCATTCCCTTATCCAACTAAAGATCTAGACCGCGGCAAAGTGCTTACCGCTGAACAATTGAACAAACTTGGTGAATTTGCCCGCTACAAGGACGTCGATGGCGACGGAATTCCATACCGCACATTGCCGGGAACCAATAGCCCTATTGCTGCCTATTTCACCAGAGGCAGTGGTCACAACGAGAAGGCTCAATACACCGAGCGTCCGGATGACTACGAAAATCTGATGAACAGGTTGAACAAGAAATACGACACTGCTCGTAAATATGTTCCGAAGCCGGAAATAATTACGGAGAAGGACGCCAAAATAGGCTTAATCGCCTTTGGTTCATCCAACCCGGCAATTATGGAAAGTCGTGATCAGCTGAAAGTAGCAAACATCAGCACAAGCTATTTCAGGCTGAAAGCAATTCCGTTTACCGAGGACTTGCGAAAGTTTGTGGAAAGCTACGATCGCATCTATGTGGTTGAGCAAAACAGAGACGCGCAACTTCGTGAACTGATCACAATGGAATTGCCTGAATACGCAACCAAACTCAAGTCAGTGTTGCACTACGATGGACTGCCTATTGATGCCAGATTCATCACTGACGCCATAATGGCCGAAGAAAGATAA